A part of Thermus islandicus DSM 21543 genomic DNA contains:
- a CDS encoding ABC transporter substrate-binding protein gives MRLFHELLGPLELPDRFSRLVSLAPNLTDALFALGLGDRLVGRSAFCHRPAQVLALPVVASYTKTRLELLRSLKPDLVLLSTGVQREQALRLKEEGFPVYAVPLPTSPYGILENLSTLGHLLDLEERATALAHELAGRYASLKGRFALRVYFEMDLGGPITVGRGSYIAQALLHMGLKPLFLDVPQAYFAPDLEEVRRRAPDLFLYEPKPWGKNPLEKARALARERGWDFPVAATDGDELAHYGPMFFGFLEKLAARLEETLGQA, from the coding sequence ATGAGGCTCTTCCACGAGCTTTTAGGCCCTCTGGAGCTTCCCGACCGCTTTTCCCGCCTCGTCTCCCTGGCCCCCAACCTCACCGACGCCCTCTTCGCCCTGGGGCTTGGGGACCGCCTGGTGGGCCGGAGCGCCTTCTGCCACCGCCCGGCCCAGGTCCTCGCCCTCCCCGTGGTGGCCTCCTACACCAAGACCCGCCTGGAGCTTCTGAGGAGCTTAAAGCCCGACCTCGTGCTCCTCTCCACAGGGGTCCAGCGGGAGCAGGCCCTTAGGCTTAAGGAGGAGGGCTTTCCCGTCTACGCCGTCCCCCTGCCCACGAGCCCCTACGGGATCCTGGAGAACCTCTCCACCCTTGGCCACCTTTTGGACCTGGAGGAAAGGGCCACCGCCCTGGCCCACGAGCTCGCGGGCCGCTACGCCTCCCTGAAGGGGCGCTTCGCCCTCAGGGTCTACTTTGAGATGGACCTGGGTGGGCCCATCACCGTGGGCCGGGGGAGCTACATCGCCCAGGCCCTTTTGCACATGGGCCTTAAGCCCCTCTTCCTGGACGTGCCCCAGGCCTACTTCGCGCCGGACCTGGAGGAGGTGAGGCGGAGAGCCCCGGACCTCTTCCTCTACGAGCCCAAGCCCTGGGGGAAGAACCCCCTGGAGAAGGCCAGGGCCCTGGCCAGGGAAAGGGGCTGGGACTTCCCCGTGGCCGCCACGGACGGGGACGAGCTCGCCCACTACGGGCCCATGTTTTTCGGCTTCCTGGAGAAGCTTGCCGCCCGCCTGGAGGAAACCTTAGGGCAGGCTTAA
- a CDS encoding S8 family serine peptidase, which yields MKRLALPALLLGAALLLTACPQTPPPPPPSASCAPTPQGLTLQALPPEPQGLGDFSAPHVPGELLVLPGGITPQALAGRVEGVELLGSLPGGFLRVRVSPGEEAAKAAALLRAGARWVQPNYLYRPLFTPNDPLYPASPLDASRLQPYYQAIRLEAAWDLLGSPRCTPVVAVLDTAFNPNHPDLQPSLLPGRNLTPDGLAPEDLSPSPPPQGYAYTDGEADHGQGVAGLVAAVADNNRGIPGAGLNRVKVLPLKVFYWVGGEYISSSAVLAAALRYAADQGAAVANLSLGTSTPLDGVVQQALGYALSKGTLPVASSGNAGTDGLFYPAAYPGVLAVGSARLDGTRSDFSNYSTQPADLVLAAAGNKNPLQTLWSLALGQNYPYYQTLGAYAKWVGTSFAAPQASALAALYVAEHYARYGRGPSPDQIRLCLTQTASNGGSYDPQTGYGLLRADRVMTDTTYCFP from the coding sequence ATGAAGCGGCTCGCTTTGCCCGCCCTCCTTTTGGGCGCGGCCCTCCTCCTCACCGCCTGCCCCCAGACCCCGCCGCCGCCCCCTCCCTCCGCCTCCTGCGCCCCGACCCCCCAGGGCCTCACCCTGCAGGCTCTTCCGCCCGAGCCCCAGGGCCTGGGCGATTTCTCGGCTCCCCACGTGCCGGGAGAGCTCCTGGTCCTCCCCGGCGGGATCACCCCCCAGGCCCTCGCCGGCCGCGTGGAGGGGGTGGAGCTTCTGGGGAGCCTTCCTGGAGGCTTCCTCCGCGTCCGGGTTTCCCCGGGCGAGGAGGCGGCGAAGGCGGCGGCCCTCCTCCGGGCCGGGGCCCGGTGGGTGCAGCCCAACTACCTCTACCGCCCCCTTTTCACCCCCAACGACCCCTTGTATCCTGCGAGCCCACTGGACGCCTCGAGGCTCCAGCCCTACTACCAGGCCATCCGCCTGGAGGCGGCCTGGGACCTCCTGGGCTCCCCCCGCTGCACCCCGGTGGTGGCCGTCCTGGACACCGCCTTCAACCCGAACCACCCCGACCTCCAGCCTAGCCTCCTCCCGGGGCGGAACCTCACCCCGGACGGCCTAGCCCCCGAGGACCTGAGCCCGTCCCCGCCCCCCCAAGGGTACGCCTATACGGATGGCGAGGCCGACCACGGCCAGGGGGTGGCGGGGCTGGTGGCGGCCGTGGCCGACAACAACCGGGGGATCCCCGGGGCGGGCCTGAACCGGGTGAAGGTCCTTCCCCTCAAGGTCTTCTACTGGGTTGGGGGAGAATACATCTCCTCTTCGGCCGTCCTCGCGGCCGCCCTGCGCTACGCTGCCGACCAGGGGGCCGCCGTGGCCAACCTCAGCCTGGGGACCTCCACGCCCCTGGACGGGGTGGTGCAGCAGGCCCTGGGCTACGCCCTCTCCAAGGGCACCCTTCCCGTGGCCTCTTCGGGAAACGCGGGCACCGATGGCCTCTTTTACCCGGCGGCCTACCCGGGGGTGTTGGCCGTGGGCTCCGCCCGGCTGGACGGAACCCGTTCCGACTTCTCCAACTACTCCACCCAGCCTGCGGACCTGGTGCTGGCGGCGGCGGGGAACAAGAACCCGCTTCAGACCCTCTGGTCCTTGGCCCTCGGCCAGAACTACCCCTATTACCAGACCCTCGGCGCCTACGCTAAGTGGGTCGGCACCTCCTTCGCCGCGCCCCAGGCCAGCGCCCTGGCCGCGCTCTACGTGGCCGAGCACTACGCCCGCTACGGCCGAGGGCCGAGCCCCGACCAGATCCGCCTCTGCCTGACCCAGACCGCCTCCAACGGGGGCAGCTACGACCCCCAGACCGGCTACGGCCTCCTTCGGGCCGACCGGGTGATGACGGACACCACCTACTGCTTCCCCTAA
- a CDS encoding LCP family protein gives MRRLFLGLFLFFIAALGLWAYPLLGPAVRQGALPSREGLRAPLTLLVYGSSPEYSGYHRRAPERFRGLADTILLVRLDPQANRVVVLSIPRDTWVHLPGYGWHKVNAASPLGGPELMKEAVAQITGVRPERYVVVSLEALRALVDALGGVRVCVERPMRYRDTAAGLSIDLEPGCRVLKGEEAEGYLRFRKDALGDIGRIQRQQAFFHALKEQLLTPSGLLRLPRAVAAVEPYVETDLTREERGALLGFAMKRPGLVSLLLPGRFGGGWEVDRDALRALLATYFGEEAPKEEAALGGRVVALVYGPGQEALVEKAQARLAALGLKTLRHPVDLAPTRTEVLENGPGLLAQALGKALGVPYRVSGEAVLGADLTLRLGEDFPL, from the coding sequence GTGCGGCGTCTTTTCCTCGGCCTCTTCCTCTTCTTCATTGCGGCCCTAGGCCTTTGGGCCTACCCCCTCCTGGGCCCCGCGGTGCGCCAGGGAGCCCTCCCCTCCCGGGAGGGCTTGAGGGCGCCCCTCACCCTTCTGGTCTACGGCTCCAGTCCCGAGTACTCGGGCTACCACCGGAGGGCCCCCGAGCGCTTCCGGGGCCTTGCGGACACCATCCTCCTGGTCCGGCTGGACCCCCAGGCGAACCGGGTGGTGGTCCTCTCCATTCCCCGGGACACCTGGGTGCACCTTCCCGGGTACGGCTGGCACAAGGTGAACGCCGCAAGCCCCTTGGGGGGCCCCGAGCTCATGAAGGAGGCCGTGGCCCAGATCACGGGGGTGCGCCCCGAGCGCTACGTGGTGGTGAGCCTCGAGGCCCTGAGGGCCCTGGTGGACGCCCTGGGGGGGGTTAGGGTCTGCGTGGAGCGGCCCATGCGCTACCGGGACACGGCGGCGGGGCTTTCCATTGACCTGGAGCCGGGCTGCCGGGTGCTCAAGGGAGAGGAGGCCGAAGGGTACCTGCGCTTCCGCAAGGACGCCCTGGGGGACATCGGGCGCATCCAGCGGCAGCAGGCCTTTTTCCACGCCCTAAAGGAGCAGCTCCTGACCCCCTCCGGCCTCCTCCGCCTGCCCCGGGCGGTGGCCGCGGTGGAGCCCTACGTGGAGACCGACCTCACCCGGGAGGAGCGGGGGGCCCTTCTGGGCTTCGCCATGAAGCGGCCCGGGCTGGTGAGCCTCCTCCTCCCCGGTCGGTTCGGGGGTGGCTGGGAGGTGGACCGGGACGCCCTGCGCGCCCTTCTGGCCACCTACTTCGGGGAAGAGGCCCCGAAGGAGGAGGCGGCTTTGGGGGGACGGGTGGTGGCCCTGGTCTACGGGCCGGGGCAGGAGGCCCTGGTGGAGAAGGCCCAGGCCCGGCTCGCCGCCCTGGGGCTGAAGACCCTCCGCCATCCCGTGGACCTCGCGCCCACCCGCACCGAGGTCCTGGAGAACGGCCCCGGCCTCCTGGCCCAGGCCCTGGGGAAGGCCCTTGGGGTGCCCTACCGGGTCTCCGGGGAGGCGGTCTTGGGGGCGGACCTCACCTTGAGGCTTGGCGAGGATTTCCCCCTTTAG
- the murJ gene encoding murein biosynthesis integral membrane protein MurJ, with protein sequence MVRKVLLVMGGTLASRVLGLVRQAVFNALYPDALKDAFNVAYRVPNLLRELLAEGAVQNALIPLLKSLPPEEARAFARRFAAFLLGVNLLVLGLGYLFAPLVAGLLVAEGSHLREPEAFAQVVYLTRLLLPFLLGLSMAALFSALTQAEERFLPYALGPIAFNLVAIGLMVLFPGNPTALGLSVALGGLLQALVQLPFLRGFRLEWRWHQAFLPALLRMGPFAFTTSLRQFLNLVLTNILTRYPPAAVTGFYNAEVVFQMVLGLFATSPAIALFPRMSTLKGEDLGRFLRGPFERLSLVLSLLGGLVSGLAPFLVVLLFGLFGPLTPENRAYSAEVLAALGLAVLPWGVNTLFLRGLYALGKVREAVMASALVFLLNTLGYWLLKDAGLFLLNLSTALAGYLGLFLYLARLRREGVPVAYAPPYLTRVFLAGLLAAFPGLLLGQFWEGRTPREALLPLGLGALGGVGLFLLAGFLLGLPLRALARALSAGSRGA encoded by the coding sequence ATGGTCCGTAAGGTCCTCCTGGTCATGGGGGGGACCCTGGCCTCGAGGGTCTTGGGCCTCGTGCGCCAGGCGGTCTTCAACGCCCTTTACCCGGACGCCCTCAAGGACGCCTTCAACGTGGCCTACCGGGTGCCGAACCTCCTCCGGGAACTCCTCGCCGAGGGGGCGGTGCAGAACGCCCTCATCCCGCTCCTCAAGAGCCTTCCCCCCGAGGAGGCCAGGGCCTTCGCCCGCCGCTTCGCCGCCTTTCTCCTGGGGGTGAACCTCCTCGTCCTGGGCCTGGGCTACCTCTTCGCCCCCCTCGTGGCGGGGCTTTTGGTGGCGGAAGGGAGCCACCTAAGGGAGCCCGAGGCCTTCGCCCAGGTGGTCTACCTCACCCGTCTCCTCCTCCCCTTCCTCCTCGGCCTCTCCATGGCCGCCCTCTTCTCCGCCCTCACCCAGGCCGAGGAACGCTTCCTGCCCTACGCCCTGGGCCCCATCGCCTTCAACCTGGTGGCCATCGGCCTCATGGTCCTTTTCCCGGGAAATCCCACGGCCCTGGGCCTCTCCGTGGCCCTGGGGGGGCTTCTCCAGGCTTTGGTCCAGCTCCCCTTCCTCCGGGGCTTCCGCCTGGAGTGGCGCTGGCACCAGGCTTTTCTCCCCGCTCTCCTTCGCATGGGGCCCTTCGCCTTCACCACCTCCCTCAGGCAGTTTTTAAACCTGGTCCTCACCAACATCCTTACCCGCTACCCCCCGGCGGCGGTCACGGGCTTCTACAACGCCGAGGTGGTGTTCCAGATGGTCCTGGGCCTCTTCGCCACCAGCCCCGCCATCGCCCTCTTTCCCCGTATGAGCACCCTGAAGGGGGAAGACCTAGGGCGCTTTCTCCGGGGCCCCTTTGAGCGCCTGAGCCTGGTGCTTTCCCTCCTGGGGGGGCTGGTTTCCGGCCTCGCGCCCTTTTTGGTGGTCCTCCTCTTCGGCCTCTTCGGCCCCCTCACCCCGGAGAACCGGGCCTACAGCGCGGAGGTGCTGGCCGCCCTGGGGCTCGCCGTACTTCCCTGGGGGGTGAACACCCTCTTTCTAAGGGGCCTCTACGCCCTGGGGAAGGTGCGGGAAGCGGTGATGGCCAGCGCCCTGGTCTTTCTCCTGAACACCCTGGGCTACTGGCTCTTAAAGGACGCGGGCCTCTTCCTCCTCAACCTGTCCACCGCCCTTGCGGGCTACCTGGGGCTTTTCCTCTACCTGGCGCGCCTTCGGCGGGAAGGGGTTCCGGTGGCCTACGCCCCCCCCTACCTGACCCGGGTCTTCCTTGCGGGGCTTTTGGCCGCCTTCCCGGGGCTTTTGCTGGGGCAGTTTTGGGAAGGGCGGACCCCTAGGGAAGCCCTGCTGCCTCTCGGCCTCGGAGCCTTGGGGGGGGTTGGCCTCTTCCTCCTGGCGGGCTTTCTCCTGGGGCTTCCCCTCAGGGCCCTCGCCAGAGCTCTTTCAGCCGGAAGTAGAGGGGCTTGA
- a CDS encoding tetratricopeptide repeat protein has protein sequence MRVLALLLLGSLALASPLEEARALYARGEMEGALARLKPLLSGYDPPEEALLLSGFAHLRLGRAEEALYAFSRLVGTLRGGAEALFGFGLALRAKGDLEGARSALEEALRQGYRDAEPILRTLPPPSPPAPKARKAPPPFRAEKGAFFVGGKPLRVRGVNLGVALPGRFPAEFPEALWLYRAWLELLGSMGANAVRVYTLLPPAFYRALLLHNLTHPERPLYLFQGVWTELPEEEGYRDWEGAFLEKFLLEGREVLDALHGNLRRPPKPGHAHGDYTADVSPWTLGLLVGREFEPYSVAAYNERHPGRAYRGCFVEALPGASPFEAYLAEVLDRLAQYEWEAYGTARPLSVSNWPTLDPLHHPTESTREEEKALRRARGERVPEEAVKEYNNDQVSLDMAKIRPRPGSPFTTFANYHAYPYYPDFMNLDPTYRKAVGPFGPSNYFGYLRDLKGHHGDQPILIGETGVPSSRGLAHFQAQGFHHGGHSEEAQAFMDARLVQEVEAAGLAGVLVFAFLDEWFKKNWLFMDLEYPPERDPLWHNLLDAEENYGLLAATAKGAFRLDGNPGEWEKVPFLLREEGRFLKAHADPEYLWLLYRGPLPLKLYLDTVPGGVQVAEGFGAEFALEVGPEGGRLLVEKDYYPYRELSHGLPGTEFLHFRGFTKPGGGPFVPFVLEPNRRRTGRDGTDYPRKTYELGALRRGEDPLGARDPTADYALGPEGLLEVRLPWGLLLIADPSRPTAWYAPEPIPIEGVNLLLEGGKPLRFAWTPWEAPAFSLRLKPLYFRLKELWRGP, from the coding sequence GTGAGGGTCCTGGCTCTCCTCCTCTTGGGGAGCCTCGCCCTGGCCTCCCCCCTGGAGGAGGCCCGCGCCCTTTACGCCCGGGGGGAGATGGAAGGGGCCCTGGCCCGCCTCAAGCCCCTCCTTTCGGGCTACGACCCCCCGGAAGAGGCTCTCCTCCTTTCGGGCTTCGCCCACCTGCGCCTGGGAAGGGCAGAGGAGGCCCTCTACGCCTTCTCCCGCCTGGTGGGGACGCTTCGGGGCGGGGCGGAGGCCCTCTTTGGCTTTGGCCTCGCGCTCAGGGCTAAAGGGGACCTCGAGGGGGCAAGAAGCGCCCTGGAGGAGGCGCTCCGGCAAGGCTACAGGGACGCCGAACCTATCCTCCGCACCCTCCCTCCCCCTTCCCCACCCGCCCCCAAGGCCCGCAAGGCCCCGCCCCCCTTCCGGGCGGAAAAGGGGGCCTTTTTTGTGGGGGGAAAGCCCCTAAGGGTGCGGGGGGTGAACCTAGGGGTGGCCCTCCCAGGGCGCTTCCCCGCGGAGTTCCCCGAGGCCCTATGGCTTTACCGGGCCTGGCTGGAGCTTTTAGGAAGCATGGGGGCCAACGCCGTCCGGGTCTACACCCTCCTGCCTCCCGCCTTCTACCGGGCCCTCCTCCTCCACAACCTGACCCACCCCGAGAGGCCCCTCTACCTCTTCCAGGGCGTCTGGACGGAACTCCCCGAGGAGGAGGGCTACAGGGACTGGGAGGGCGCCTTCCTGGAAAAGTTCCTCCTGGAAGGGCGGGAGGTCCTGGACGCCCTCCACGGCAACCTCCGCCGCCCGCCTAAGCCCGGCCACGCCCACGGGGACTACACCGCCGACGTCTCCCCTTGGACTTTGGGCCTCCTGGTGGGGCGGGAGTTTGAGCCCTACTCCGTGGCCGCCTACAACGAGCGCCACCCGGGGCGGGCCTACCGGGGCTGCTTTGTAGAGGCCCTCCCCGGGGCGAGCCCCTTTGAGGCTTATCTCGCCGAGGTCCTGGACCGCCTGGCCCAGTACGAATGGGAGGCCTACGGCACCGCCAGACCCCTTTCCGTGTCCAACTGGCCCACCCTGGACCCCCTCCACCACCCCACAGAAAGCACCCGGGAAGAGGAAAAGGCCCTGAGAAGGGCAAGGGGCGAGCGGGTCCCTGAGGAAGCGGTCAAGGAGTACAACAACGACCAGGTGAGCCTGGACATGGCTAAGATCCGGCCCCGCCCGGGAAGCCCCTTCACCACCTTTGCCAACTACCACGCCTACCCCTACTACCCCGACTTCATGAACCTTGACCCCACCTACCGCAAGGCCGTGGGGCCCTTCGGCCCCTCCAACTACTTCGGCTATCTCCGGGATCTGAAGGGCCACCACGGGGATCAACCCATCCTCATCGGGGAGACCGGGGTCCCAAGCAGCCGAGGTCTCGCCCATTTTCAGGCCCAGGGCTTCCACCACGGGGGCCACTCCGAGGAAGCCCAGGCCTTCATGGACGCAAGGCTCGTCCAAGAGGTGGAGGCGGCTGGTTTGGCCGGGGTCTTGGTCTTCGCCTTCCTGGACGAGTGGTTCAAGAAGAACTGGCTCTTCATGGACCTGGAATACCCCCCGGAGCGGGACCCCCTCTGGCACAACCTCCTGGACGCCGAGGAGAACTACGGGCTTCTCGCCGCCACCGCCAAGGGGGCTTTCCGCCTAGACGGCAACCCCGGGGAGTGGGAGAAGGTGCCCTTCCTCCTCCGGGAGGAGGGCCGCTTTCTCAAGGCCCACGCCGATCCCGAGTACCTCTGGCTCCTCTACCGGGGTCCCCTGCCTCTAAAGCTTTACCTGGACACGGTGCCGGGAGGGGTCCAAGTGGCCGAGGGCTTCGGGGCCGAGTTCGCCCTCGAGGTGGGCCCCGAAGGGGGAAGGCTTCTTGTGGAAAAGGACTACTACCCCTACCGGGAGCTCTCCCACGGCCTTCCGGGAACCGAGTTCCTCCACTTCCGGGGGTTCACCAAGCCCGGCGGAGGCCCCTTCGTCCCCTTCGTCCTGGAGCCCAACCGTCGCCGCACGGGCCGGGACGGCACCGACTACCCCCGCAAGACCTACGAGCTGGGGGCGCTGAGGCGGGGGGAGGACCCCTTGGGCGCCCGCGACCCCACCGCGGACTACGCCCTGGGGCCCGAAGGGCTTCTGGAGGTGCGCCTTCCCTGGGGCCTGCTCCTTATCGCCGACCCGAGCCGCCCCACCGCCTGGTACGCTCCCGAACCCATCCCCATAGAGGGCGTAAACCTCCTCCTGGAAGGGGGAAAGCCCCTCCGCTTCGCCTGGACCCCCTGGGAGGCCCCCGCCTTCTCCTTGCGGCTCAAGCCCCTCTACTTCCGGCTGAAAGAGCTCTGGCGAGGGCCCTGA
- a CDS encoding AMP-binding protein, producing MEPIWYPSPEEAQTGRLFRFMEALGFEDYEAFYRYSVEEAEDFYHQFFTHLGLPWRKPYARVVEGDFPFPRFFPEGRLNLVEACLRHDPDRPALIHETEDGQTRSLSYGELYREVARVAAGLKAMGVGRGDRVGLWLPMGLEAAVLLLATAWVGGIAIPIFSGYAAEAASVRLKDAKARLLIVQDGFLRRGRPVALLFEARKALGLSGTERLLVVRRLGLPLEAGEADYQDLSGEASSPEEMESMDPFMLIYTSGTTGRPKGTVHYHAGFPLKAALDMALLFDLREGERLFWFTDLGWMMGPWAILGGLLLGGTVFLYDGAPDYPGPDRLWRMASAHRITHLGLSPTLVRALIPHGEAPVGAHDLSSLRVLGSTGEPWNLEAYLWFFRTVGKERLPIVNYSGGTEVAGGILGNVLLKPIKPMGFNTAVPGMKAAVLDEEGRPVVGRVGELAVLAPWPGMTRGFWQDEARYLETYFHKVPGVWVHGDLALLDEEGHFFILGRSDDTLKVAGKRVGPAEVETAATRHPALRECAAIGVPHPVKGEAIVLFAVLQPGHTPSPALAEEVAEKVAEALGRPLRPERVLFVPDLPKTRNAKVMRRVIRAAFLGQDPGDLSALENPEAVRAIQEAAQG from the coding sequence ATGGAACCCATCTGGTACCCTTCCCCCGAGGAGGCCCAAACGGGCCGGCTTTTCCGCTTCATGGAGGCCCTGGGCTTTGAGGACTACGAGGCCTTCTACCGCTACAGCGTAGAGGAGGCCGAGGACTTCTACCACCAGTTCTTCACCCATCTGGGCCTGCCCTGGCGTAAACCCTACGCCCGGGTGGTGGAGGGGGACTTTCCCTTCCCGCGGTTCTTCCCGGAGGGGAGGCTCAACCTGGTGGAGGCCTGCCTGCGCCACGACCCCGACCGGCCCGCCCTCATCCACGAAACCGAGGACGGCCAGACGCGAAGCCTCAGCTACGGGGAGCTCTACCGGGAGGTGGCCCGGGTGGCGGCGGGGCTCAAGGCCATGGGGGTGGGACGGGGGGACCGGGTGGGGCTTTGGCTACCCATGGGCCTCGAGGCCGCCGTTCTCCTCCTGGCCACCGCCTGGGTGGGGGGCATCGCCATCCCCATCTTCTCCGGCTACGCCGCCGAAGCGGCGAGCGTCCGGCTAAAGGACGCCAAGGCCAGGCTCCTCATCGTCCAGGACGGCTTCCTGAGGCGGGGGAGGCCCGTAGCCCTCCTCTTTGAGGCCCGGAAGGCCCTGGGGCTTTCGGGCACGGAACGCCTCCTGGTGGTACGCCGCCTGGGGCTTCCCCTCGAGGCGGGGGAGGCGGACTACCAGGACCTTTCGGGCGAGGCCTCCTCCCCGGAGGAGATGGAGAGCATGGACCCCTTCATGCTCATCTACACCTCCGGCACCACGGGACGCCCCAAGGGGACGGTGCACTACCATGCGGGCTTCCCCCTGAAGGCCGCCTTGGACATGGCCCTCCTCTTTGACCTTAGGGAGGGGGAGCGCCTCTTCTGGTTCACTGACCTGGGCTGGATGATGGGGCCCTGGGCCATCCTGGGGGGGCTCCTCCTGGGAGGCACCGTCTTCCTCTACGACGGGGCGCCCGACTACCCGGGCCCAGACCGCCTTTGGCGAATGGCCTCGGCCCACCGGATCACCCACCTGGGCCTCTCCCCCACCCTGGTGCGGGCCCTCATCCCCCATGGCGAGGCACCCGTAGGGGCCCACGACCTTTCCTCCTTAAGGGTCCTCGGCTCCACGGGGGAGCCCTGGAACCTCGAGGCCTACCTCTGGTTCTTCCGCACCGTGGGGAAGGAGCGCCTTCCCATCGTCAACTACTCCGGCGGTACCGAGGTGGCCGGAGGGATTCTGGGAAACGTCCTGCTCAAACCCATCAAGCCCATGGGCTTTAACACCGCCGTTCCCGGCATGAAGGCCGCCGTCTTGGACGAGGAGGGAAGGCCCGTGGTGGGGCGGGTGGGGGAGCTCGCCGTCCTCGCCCCCTGGCCCGGGATGACCCGGGGCTTCTGGCAGGACGAAGCCCGCTACCTGGAAACCTACTTCCATAAGGTGCCCGGGGTTTGGGTCCACGGGGACCTGGCCCTCCTGGACGAGGAGGGTCACTTCTTCATCCTGGGGCGCTCCGACGACACCTTGAAGGTGGCGGGGAAAAGGGTGGGTCCCGCCGAGGTGGAGACCGCCGCCACCCGCCACCCCGCCTTAAGGGAGTGCGCAGCCATCGGGGTGCCCCACCCGGTGAAGGGGGAGGCCATCGTCCTCTTCGCCGTGCTCCAGCCGGGCCACACCCCTTCCCCAGCCCTCGCCGAGGAGGTGGCAGAGAAGGTGGCGGAGGCCCTGGGAAGGCCCCTCCGCCCCGAGCGGGTGCTCTTCGTCCCCGACCTGCCCAAGACCCGGAACGCCAAGGTGATGCGCCGGGTGATCCGGGCCGCCTTCCTGGGCCAGGACCCCGGGGACCTCTCCGCCCTGGAGAACCCCGAGGCCGTCCGGGCCATCCAGGAGGCCGCCCAAGGGTGA
- a CDS encoding serine/threonine-protein kinase has translation MTSLRRKDFRLLMLLGLGQSAQVYLAEAPTGEKVALKLPRKEVRQDPKRQERFAREVSLALSLRHPYLVRGLAGVPFGEEAFLALEYFPQGTLEAHLLQRPLPREEAVKALLHVGEALLYLHEKGFLHQDIKPSNVFVEDGVYKLGDLGTLRPLLDRTPEYAGSPHYLAPELFLGGLPSEKSEAYAFGVMAYELLTGRRPFRGETLEEIRNAHLFLPPPPTGLPLSLDKALRRLLAKNPEERLGVKAFLEGLRQAPEATPERPQPKRRFRLWR, from the coding sequence TTGACTAGCCTGAGGCGCAAGGACTTCCGGCTCTTGATGCTCCTCGGCCTGGGGCAGTCCGCCCAGGTGTACCTGGCCGAGGCCCCCACGGGGGAAAAGGTGGCCCTCAAGCTCCCGCGCAAGGAGGTGCGCCAGGACCCGAAACGGCAGGAGCGCTTCGCCCGCGAGGTCTCCCTTGCCCTCTCCCTCAGGCACCCCTACCTAGTGCGGGGCCTGGCCGGCGTGCCCTTTGGGGAGGAAGCCTTTCTCGCCCTGGAGTACTTCCCCCAGGGGACCCTCGAGGCCCACCTCCTGCAGCGCCCCCTGCCCCGGGAGGAGGCGGTGAAAGCCCTCCTGCACGTAGGCGAAGCCCTGCTCTACCTCCACGAGAAGGGGTTTCTCCACCAAGACATCAAGCCCTCTAACGTGTTCGTGGAGGACGGGGTCTATAAACTAGGGGACCTGGGCACCCTGAGACCCCTTTTAGACCGCACCCCCGAGTATGCGGGAAGCCCCCACTACCTGGCCCCTGAGCTCTTCCTAGGAGGCCTGCCCAGTGAAAAGAGCGAGGCCTACGCCTTTGGGGTAATGGCCTACGAGCTCCTCACGGGGAGGCGTCCCTTCCGGGGCGAAACCCTGGAGGAGATCCGAAACGCCCACCTCTTCCTGCCCCCGCCCCCCACGGGCCTGCCTCTAAGCCTGGACAAGGCCCTGAGGCGGCTTCTGGCCAAGAACCCCGAGGAGCGCCTGGGGGTGAAGGCCTTTTTGGAGGGGTTGCGCCAGGCCCCGGAGGCCACCCCGGAGAGGCCCCAGCCCAAGAGGCGCTTCCGCTTGTGGAGGTAG
- a CDS encoding metal-dependent hydrolase: MVEVRYLGHSAVLLTDGKTRIVIDPFLTGNPMAAASLAEVQADLILVTHAHGDHFGDSVALSKKGGTVVSTFEIATYAEKHGAKSLPMNLGGTYRFAGGWLKWVPAWHSSSFPDGTYGGMPMGVVVELGGKRIYHAGDTALFSDMRLIGELQLDLALLPIGDHFTMGPEDALKALDLLRPKRVVPIHYNTFPPIQQDGEAFARRAKERGVEGHALKPGGVLVLD; this comes from the coding sequence ATGGTGGAGGTGCGGTATCTGGGCCACTCGGCGGTCCTCCTCACGGACGGGAAGACCCGTATCGTCATAGACCCTTTCCTCACGGGGAACCCTATGGCGGCGGCCTCTTTGGCCGAGGTGCAGGCCGACCTCATCCTGGTCACCCACGCCCACGGGGACCACTTTGGCGACAGCGTGGCCCTCTCCAAGAAGGGCGGGACGGTGGTCTCCACCTTTGAGATCGCCACCTACGCGGAGAAGCACGGGGCGAAGAGCCTCCCCATGAACCTGGGCGGCACCTACCGCTTTGCGGGGGGCTGGCTCAAGTGGGTGCCTGCCTGGCACTCCTCTAGCTTCCCCGACGGCACTTACGGGGGGATGCCCATGGGGGTGGTGGTGGAACTTGGGGGCAAGCGCATCTACCACGCGGGGGACACCGCCCTCTTCTCCGACATGCGCCTTATCGGCGAGCTCCAGCTAGACCTGGCCCTCCTCCCCATCGGCGACCACTTCACCATGGGCCCCGAGGATGCCCTGAAGGCCCTGGACCTCCTGAGGCCCAAAAGGGTGGTGCCCATCCACTACAACACCTTCCCCCCCATTCAGCAAGACGGGGAGGCCTTCGCCCGGAGGGCCAAGGAGCGGGGCGTGGAGGGGCACGCCCTGAAGCCAGGAGGGGTGCTGGTCCTTGACTAG